One window of the Streptomyces sp. NBC_00259 genome contains the following:
- the rpsB gene encoding 30S ribosomal protein S2, with amino-acid sequence MAVVTMRELLESGVHFGHQTRRWNPKMKRFIFTERNGIYIIDLLQSLSYIDRAYEFVKETVAHGGSIMFVGTKKQAQEAIAEQATRVGMPYVNQRWLGGMLTNFSTVYKRLQRLKELEAIDFEDVAASGLTKKELLVLSREKTKLEKTLGGIREMQKVPSAVWIVDTKKEHIAVGEARKLHIPVVAILDTNCDPDEVDYKIPGNDDAIRSVTLLTRVIADAVAEGLIARSGVATGDSKPGDKAAGEPLAEWERDLLEGEKKADETPADETPADETPAAEGTPAAEAEKPAEAAAEAPAEAPAEAPAADAEQA; translated from the coding sequence ATGGCCGTCGTCACGATGCGGGAGCTGCTGGAGAGCGGCGTCCACTTCGGTCACCAGACCCGTCGCTGGAACCCGAAGATGAAGCGCTTCATCTTCACCGAGCGCAACGGCATCTACATCATCGACCTGCTCCAGTCGCTGTCGTACATCGACCGCGCCTACGAGTTCGTCAAGGAGACCGTCGCCCACGGCGGCTCCATCATGTTCGTCGGTACCAAGAAGCAGGCGCAGGAAGCCATCGCCGAGCAGGCGACCCGCGTCGGCATGCCCTACGTCAACCAGCGCTGGCTCGGCGGCATGCTCACCAACTTCTCCACCGTCTACAAGCGCCTTCAGCGTCTGAAGGAGCTCGAGGCGATCGACTTCGAGGACGTGGCCGCCTCCGGCCTCACCAAGAAGGAGCTCCTGGTCCTCTCCCGCGAGAAGACCAAGCTGGAGAAGACCCTCGGTGGTATCCGCGAGATGCAGAAGGTGCCGAGCGCCGTCTGGATCGTCGACACCAAGAAGGAGCACATCGCCGTCGGTGAGGCGCGCAAGCTCCACATCCCGGTCGTCGCGATCCTCGACACCAACTGCGACCCCGACGAGGTCGACTACAAGATCCCGGGCAACGACGACGCGATCCGCTCCGTCACCCTGCTCACCCGCGTGATCGCCGACGCCGTCGCCGAGGGCCTCATCGCCCGCTCCGGCGTCGCGACCGGCGACTCGAAGCCGGGCGACAAGGCCGCGGGCGAGCCGCTGGCCGAGTGGGAGCGCGACCTGCTCGAGGGCGAGAAGAAGGCCGACGAGACCCCGGCCGACGAGACCCCGGCCGACGAGACCCCGGCCGCCGAGGGCACCCCGGCCGCCGAGGCCGAGAAGCCGGCCGAGGCTGCTGCCGAGGCCCCCGCCGAGGCTCCGGCCGAGGCTCCGGCTGCGGACGCCGAGCAGGCCTGA
- the tsf gene encoding translation elongation factor Ts produces the protein MANYTAADVKKLRELTGAGMMDCKKALDEADGNVDKAVEALRIKGQKGVAKREGRSAENGAVVSLIAEDNTSGVILELKCETDFVAKGEKFQAVAGALAAHAAKTAPADIAALLGSEIEPGKTVQAYVDEANANLGEKIVLDRFAQFSGAFVTAYMHRTMPDLPPQIGVLVELDKPNPEIAKGVAQHIAAFAPKYLSREDVPAEVVESERRVAEETTRAEGKPEAALPKIVEGRINGFFKDATLLGQPYALDNKKSVQQILDEAGVALKRFSRIKVGI, from the coding sequence ATGGCGAACTACACCGCCGCTGACGTAAAGAAGCTCCGCGAGCTCACCGGCGCGGGCATGATGGACTGCAAGAAGGCGCTCGACGAGGCCGACGGCAACGTCGACAAGGCCGTCGAGGCACTGCGCATCAAGGGCCAGAAGGGCGTCGCCAAGCGCGAGGGCCGCTCCGCCGAGAACGGCGCCGTGGTCTCCCTGATCGCCGAGGACAACACCTCCGGTGTCATCCTCGAGCTGAAGTGCGAGACGGACTTCGTCGCCAAGGGTGAGAAGTTCCAGGCCGTCGCGGGTGCGCTCGCCGCTCACGCCGCCAAGACCGCCCCGGCCGACATCGCCGCGCTGCTCGGCTCCGAGATCGAGCCCGGCAAGACCGTCCAGGCGTACGTCGACGAGGCCAACGCCAACCTCGGCGAGAAGATCGTCCTGGACCGCTTCGCGCAGTTCTCCGGCGCCTTCGTCACGGCCTACATGCACCGCACCATGCCCGACCTGCCCCCGCAGATCGGTGTTCTGGTCGAGCTCGACAAGCCGAACCCCGAGATCGCCAAGGGCGTCGCGCAGCACATCGCCGCCTTCGCGCCGAAGTACCTCTCCCGTGAGGACGTTCCGGCCGAGGTCGTCGAGTCCGAGCGTCGCGTCGCCGAGGAGACCACCCGCGCCGAGGGCAAGCCCGAGGCCGCGCTCCCGAAGATCGTCGAAGGTCGCATCAACGGCTTCTTCAAGGACGCCACCCTCCTTGGCCAGCCGTACGCGCTCGACAACAAGAAGTCCGTCCAGCAGATCCTGGACGAGGCCGGTGTCGCCCTGAAGCGCTTCTCGCGCATCAAGGTCGGCATCTGA
- a CDS encoding DUF2180 family protein produces the protein MHCYDCATDALRPVQAVAVATCARCGAGVCRTHLHVTSDPVSGVPNPPPRPEARRLTCGVCYSAESAAAAPA, from the coding sequence ATGCATTGCTATGACTGCGCCACTGACGCGCTCCGACCGGTACAGGCTGTCGCTGTAGCCACGTGCGCCCGATGCGGTGCCGGGGTGTGCCGCACGCATCTGCATGTCACCAGCGATCCGGTGTCCGGTGTGCCCAACCCCCCGCCCAGGCCCGAAGCCAGACGACTGACGTGCGGCGTGTGCTACTCAGCGGAGAGCGCGGCCGCCGCTCCTGCCTGA
- the pyrH gene encoding UMP kinase encodes MNKGADANPAADDNSDHTGQKAGRFMLKLSGEAFSGGGGLGVDPDVVHAIAREIAAVVRDGAEIAVVIGGGNFFRGAELQVRGMDRARSDYMGMLGTVMNCLALQDFLEKEGIDSRVQTAITMGQVAEPYIPLRAVRHLEKGRVVIFGAGMGMPYFSTDTTAAQRALEIDAEALLMGKNGVDGVYDSDPKANPDAVKFDALEYGEVLARNLKVADATAITLCRDNNLPILVFELLAAGNIARAVRGEKIGTLVSDRGTRA; translated from the coding sequence ATGAACAAGGGCGCGGACGCCAATCCGGCTGCCGACGACAACAGCGACCACACCGGCCAGAAAGCCGGCCGCTTCATGCTGAAGCTGTCCGGGGAAGCCTTCTCCGGCGGCGGCGGCCTGGGCGTCGACCCCGACGTCGTACACGCCATCGCACGGGAGATCGCCGCGGTCGTCCGTGACGGCGCGGAGATCGCGGTCGTCATCGGCGGCGGCAATTTCTTCCGCGGCGCCGAACTCCAGGTGCGCGGCATGGACCGGGCACGGTCCGACTACATGGGCATGCTCGGTACGGTCATGAACTGCCTCGCCCTCCAGGACTTCCTGGAGAAGGAGGGGATCGACTCCCGCGTCCAGACGGCCATCACCATGGGCCAGGTCGCGGAGCCGTACATTCCGCTGCGGGCGGTGCGCCACCTGGAGAAGGGTCGCGTCGTCATCTTCGGCGCCGGTATGGGCATGCCCTACTTCTCCACCGACACCACCGCGGCCCAGCGCGCCCTGGAGATCGACGCCGAAGCCCTGCTCATGGGCAAGAACGGGGTCGACGGGGTGTACGACTCGGACCCGAAGGCCAACCCGGACGCCGTGAAGTTCGACGCGCTGGAGTACGGGGAGGTGCTCGCCCGCAACCTGAAGGTCGCCGACGCCACCGCCATCACGCTCTGCCGCGACAACAATCTGCCGATCCTCGTCTTCGAACTGCTCGCCGCAGGCAATATCGCGCGGGCGGTCCGGGGTGAGAAGATCGGCACGCTCGTGAGCGACCGGGGCACCCGGGCCTGA
- the rlmN gene encoding 23S rRNA (adenine(2503)-C(2))-methyltransferase RlmN, whose translation MPKPGELTFVAPRGAKKPPRHLADLSPAERKDAVAAIGEKPFRAKQLSQHYFARYAHDPAQWTDIPAAARERLASELLPDLMSVVRHISCDDDTTRKTLWRLHDGTLVESVLMRYPDRVTMCISSQAGCGMNCPFCATGQAGLDRNLSTAEIVHQIVDGMRALRDGEVPGGPARLSNIVFMGMGEPLANYKRVVGAVRRLTDPEPDGLGLSQRGITVSTVGLVPAMLRFADEGFKCRLAVSLHAPDDELRDTLVPVNTRWKVREVLDAAWEYAEKSGRRISIEYALIRDINDQAWRGDLLGRLLKGKRVHVNLIPLNPTPGSKWTASRPEDEKAFVEAIAAHGVPVTVRDTRGQEIDGACGQLAASER comes from the coding sequence ATGCCTAAGCCCGGAGAACTCACTTTCGTCGCCCCCCGCGGAGCCAAGAAGCCCCCGCGGCACCTCGCCGACCTGTCGCCCGCAGAGCGCAAGGACGCTGTCGCCGCCATCGGCGAGAAGCCGTTCCGCGCCAAGCAGCTGTCGCAGCACTACTTCGCGCGGTACGCCCACGACCCCGCCCAGTGGACCGACATCCCCGCGGCCGCGCGCGAGCGGCTCGCGTCGGAGCTGCTGCCCGACCTGATGTCCGTCGTCCGGCACATCTCCTGCGACGACGACACCACCCGCAAGACGTTGTGGCGGCTCCACGACGGCACGCTCGTCGAGTCCGTGCTGATGCGCTACCCGGACCGGGTCACGATGTGCATCTCCTCGCAGGCCGGCTGCGGTATGAACTGCCCGTTCTGCGCCACGGGCCAGGCCGGGCTCGACCGCAACCTGTCCACCGCCGAGATCGTGCACCAGATCGTCGACGGCATGCGCGCCCTGCGCGACGGAGAGGTCCCCGGAGGCCCGGCGCGGCTGTCCAACATCGTGTTCATGGGCATGGGCGAGCCCCTGGCCAACTACAAGCGGGTCGTCGGGGCCGTCCGCCGGCTCACCGACCCCGAGCCGGACGGGCTCGGCCTCTCCCAGCGAGGAATCACCGTCTCCACCGTCGGCCTGGTCCCGGCGATGCTGCGGTTCGCCGACGAGGGCTTCAAGTGCAGGCTCGCCGTCTCGCTGCACGCCCCGGACGACGAGCTGCGCGACACTCTCGTCCCGGTCAACACGCGCTGGAAGGTGCGGGAGGTCCTGGACGCCGCATGGGAGTACGCGGAGAAGTCCGGCCGCCGCATCTCCATCGAGTACGCCCTGATCCGCGACATCAACGACCAGGCATGGCGCGGTGACCTGCTCGGCCGTCTCCTCAAGGGCAAGCGGGTGCACGTCAACCTGATCCCGCTCAACCCGACGCCGGGTTCGAAGTGGACGGCCTCCCGTCCCGAGGACGAGAAGGCCTTCGTCGAGGCGATCGCCGCCCATGGCGTACCCGTGACCGTCCGGGACACCCGGGGCCAGGAGATCGACGGAGCCTGCGGACAGCTCG
- a CDS encoding phosphatidate cytidylyltransferase encodes MNDSSWGAPPSAGYWGPPDQGAAPAGPAYDELVAQQTRPMPIVPDDPDAGRDAEDRENRDRGAARPSGPLFRDEMPQEPMPSPPPPAASQPSQPPQKKRAGRDLRAAIGVGVGLGAVIIAALFVVKAVFVGVIAVAVVVGLWELTSRLQERKGIKAPLVPLAVGGAAMVVAGYVRGAEGAWVAMALTGLAVLVWRMTEPPEGYLKDVTAGLFAAFYVPFLATFVAMMLTADDGPQRVFTFLLLTVVSDTGAYAIGWRFGKRKLAPRISPGKTREGLVGAVAFGMAAGALCMPLLIDGGTWWQGLLLGLAVAVSATLGDLGESMIKRDLGIKDMGTLLPGHGGIMDRLDSLLPTAPVVWLLFVVFVGAG; translated from the coding sequence ATGAACGACTCTTCCTGGGGGGCCCCGCCGAGCGCCGGCTACTGGGGCCCGCCCGACCAGGGGGCTGCCCCGGCGGGTCCCGCATACGATGAGCTTGTCGCCCAGCAAACTCGGCCCATGCCCATCGTGCCGGACGATCCCGACGCAGGTAGAGACGCTGAGGACCGCGAAAACCGCGACCGGGGGGCCGCTCGGCCGAGTGGCCCCCTGTTCCGTGACGAGATGCCGCAGGAGCCCATGCCCAGCCCCCCGCCGCCTGCGGCTTCCCAGCCGTCGCAGCCGCCGCAGAAGAAGCGCGCCGGCCGCGATCTTCGTGCTGCGATAGGGGTCGGCGTCGGGCTCGGGGCGGTGATCATCGCCGCGCTGTTCGTCGTCAAGGCCGTGTTCGTGGGCGTGATCGCGGTCGCCGTGGTCGTCGGCCTCTGGGAGCTCACCTCCCGCCTTCAGGAGCGCAAGGGCATCAAGGCGCCCCTGGTACCGCTCGCGGTGGGCGGTGCGGCGATGGTCGTGGCCGGCTATGTGCGAGGAGCCGAGGGCGCCTGGGTGGCCATGGCCCTCACCGGGCTCGCGGTGCTGGTCTGGCGGATGACCGAACCGCCCGAGGGCTACCTCAAGGACGTCACGGCCGGGCTGTTCGCCGCGTTCTACGTGCCGTTCCTGGCCACGTTCGTCGCGATGATGCTCACCGCCGACGACGGCCCCCAGCGCGTCTTCACCTTCCTCCTGCTGACGGTCGTCAGCGACACCGGCGCGTACGCGATCGGCTGGCGTTTCGGCAAGCGCAAGCTCGCACCGCGCATCAGCCCCGGGAAGACCCGCGAGGGTCTTGTCGGAGCCGTGGCGTTCGGGATGGCGGCGGGCGCCCTGTGCATGCCGCTCCTGATCGACGGCGGCACCTGGTGGCAGGGCCTGCTCCTCGGGCTCGCGGTCGCCGTCAGCGCGACCCTGGGCGACCTGGGCGAGTCGATGATCAAGCGGGACCTGGGCATCAAGGACATGGGCACGCTGCTGCCGGGCCACGGCGGCATCATGGACCGGCTGGACTCGCTGCTGCCGACGGCGCCGGTGGTGTGGCTGCTCTTCGTGGTGTTCGTCGGCGCCGGCTGA
- the frr gene encoding ribosome recycling factor has translation MIEETLLEAEEKMEKAVLVAKEDFAAIRTGRAHPAMFNKIVADYYGALTPINQLASFSVPEPRMAVVTPFDKSALRNIEQAIRDSDLGVNPSNDGNIIRVVFPELTEERRREFIKVAKGKAEDSRISIRSVRRKAKEAIDKLIKDGEVGEDEGRRAEKELDDTTAKYVAQVDELLKHKEAELLEV, from the coding sequence GTGATCGAAGAGACCCTCCTCGAGGCCGAGGAGAAGATGGAGAAGGCCGTCCTGGTCGCCAAGGAGGACTTCGCCGCGATCCGCACCGGGCGTGCGCACCCGGCGATGTTCAACAAGATCGTGGCCGACTACTACGGCGCGCTGACGCCGATCAACCAGCTCGCCTCCTTCTCGGTGCCGGAGCCGCGCATGGCCGTGGTGACGCCGTTCGACAAGAGCGCGCTGCGCAACATCGAGCAGGCGATCCGGGACTCCGACCTGGGCGTCAACCCCAGCAACGACGGCAACATCATCCGGGTGGTGTTCCCCGAGCTCACCGAGGAGCGCCGCCGTGAGTTCATCAAGGTCGCCAAGGGCAAGGCCGAGGACTCCCGGATCTCGATCCGCTCCGTGCGCCGCAAGGCCAAGGAGGCCATCGACAAGCTGATCAAGGACGGCGAGGTCGGCGAGGACGAGGGCCGTCGTGCGGAGAAGGAGCTCGACGACACCACCGCGAAGTACGTCGCGCAGGTGGACGAGCTGCTCAAGCACAAGGAAGCCGAGCTGCTCGAGGTCTGA